In Anaerolineales bacterium, one DNA window encodes the following:
- a CDS encoding acyltransferase, whose protein sequence is MKRLDQLTFTRFAIILLVLFYHGTAGFYISFVNSPAISALLRAAPTGVGYLYVLSGFVMSLVYFRPNEKFDIGGYWRARFIRIYPLYIIAFLLICYYYIDGVFAIKPQKILANIFVLQAWFPAWSQSFNYASWSLTVEFFFYTIFPFFVLWAYRQSTRKLVWTAVILWVFSQVIYDILWIGYIPEHLGFIVYSPIFHLNSFIMGVVGGIWYLREGRQQEIKPVIILLVLGGSIFLAASYTVASTVYYPALPHDLQPMAGLLAPVLVLIIVSLAMDKSRLSNFLNRPVLVNLGEISYAVYILHVPIAWLYERALEGSSLANPRAVFEVTFLPLIISIGLVSHFYVDSPLRRWLRKTLQRVSMRLLIIDLAIIALSVYITFRFRFGDGRQFNQYWSTAQIMFWSAFLLRTIFSTYFNSLNPAVLQGTFLQAAKPVLVSVTTASLAVAGVVYSIYSLGLIENFPRSVFAIDWAIVLSLSLFVRFVFKLLWLPSLRPALK, encoded by the coding sequence ATGAAAAGGCTCGATCAATTAACTTTTACGCGTTTTGCCATCATTCTGTTGGTGCTGTTCTATCACGGCACGGCAGGTTTTTATATATCCTTCGTAAACAGCCCGGCAATCTCCGCCCTGCTGCGGGCGGCGCCGACAGGTGTGGGATATTTGTATGTGCTTTCCGGGTTTGTCATGTCGCTGGTGTATTTCCGCCCGAATGAGAAATTTGACATCGGCGGGTATTGGCGCGCTCGTTTTATCCGTATCTATCCCCTTTACATCATCGCCTTTCTACTGATCTGTTATTACTATATTGACGGTGTTTTCGCGATCAAACCTCAAAAGATTCTTGCGAATATTTTCGTCCTGCAAGCCTGGTTCCCCGCCTGGTCTCAATCCTTTAATTACGCGTCGTGGTCCCTGACGGTTGAATTTTTCTTTTACACTATTTTTCCATTTTTCGTCTTGTGGGCATATCGTCAATCCACCCGGAAATTGGTGTGGACTGCGGTTATTCTCTGGGTTTTCAGCCAGGTGATTTATGACATATTGTGGATCGGCTACATTCCGGAGCATCTCGGCTTTATCGTCTACTCTCCCATTTTTCACCTCAATTCATTCATTATGGGTGTGGTGGGCGGCATTTGGTATCTGCGCGAGGGCCGCCAGCAGGAGATAAAGCCCGTCATCATTCTTTTGGTGCTGGGGGGCAGCATTTTTCTCGCCGCATCATATACCGTTGCAAGCACGGTCTACTATCCTGCCTTGCCTCATGACCTTCAGCCTATGGCTGGATTACTCGCCCCCGTCTTGGTTCTTATTATCGTTTCCCTTGCAATGGACAAGTCGCGCCTTTCAAATTTCCTCAATCGTCCTGTGCTGGTCAACTTGGGGGAAATATCCTATGCAGTGTACATTCTGCACGTCCCAATTGCCTGGCTGTATGAGCGCGCATTGGAGGGATCATCCCTTGCGAACCCGCGTGCCGTCTTTGAAGTAACGTTTTTACCATTGATAATTTCGATTGGGCTGGTCTCCCATTTTTACGTTGACTCACCCCTGCGGCGGTGGTTAAGGAAAACGCTTCAACGCGTGAGCATGCGGCTTCTTATAATTGATCTTGCCATCATTGCACTTTCCGTTTATATAACGTTCCGTTTTCGTTTTGGCGATGGCAGGCAGTTCAACCAATATTGGTCCACAGCGCAGATTATGTTCTGGTCTGCCTTTCTCCTGCGGACGATCTTTTCCACGTACTTTAACAGTCTTAATCCGGCAGTCCTGCAGGGGACATTTTTACAGGCGGCAAAACCAGTTCTTGTTTCGGTCACCACTGCTTCGCTGGCGGTGGCAGGCGTTGTGTACTCGATTTACTCCCTTGGACTGATTGAAAATTTTCCGCGCAGCGTCTTTGCAATTGACTGGGCCATCGTGTTGAGCTTGTCCTTGTTTGTCAGGTTCGTTTTCAAGCTCTTATGGTTACCGTCATTAAGGCCTGCTTTAAAGTAG
- a CDS encoding Lrp/AsnC ligand binding domain-containing protein → MKAYVLIKIRAGDVKDVVAHLRNIDGVIEAHMTFGPYDAVAVVETSDIAKLGRITALEIQPIPGVEQTLTCLAVDV, encoded by the coding sequence ATGAAAGCATATGTCCTGATCAAGATCCGAGCTGGTGATGTAAAAGACGTGGTTGCCCATCTCCGCAATATAGATGGCGTGATTGAAGCGCACATGACCTTTGGCCCGTATGATGCGGTTGCCGTTGTGGAGACATCCGACATTGCCAAACTTGGCAGGATTACCGCGTTGGAGATCCAGCCCATCCCCGGCGTCGAACAGACGCTGACCTGCCTCGCCGTGGACGTGTAA
- a CDS encoding formate/nitrite transporter family protein, with protein MTEVRIDSLLPAEMATRAEYLGVRKAEMPAFTMLMLSILAGAFIALGAIFATTVAAGGMTITGADGTVAFSTGLPYGITRLLTGLVFCLGLILVVVGGAELFTGNNLIVMAWASGKVTGRALLRNWGIVYVGNFFGSVATAAVMFFTRQYTFGADSVGIAALRTAAAKCDLGFFQAIALGILCNALVCLAVWLTYSARTTIDKIVSIVFPITAFVAAGFEHSIANMYFIPYALIVKGFDPDYMAKVGDKIPNLDALTWNAFFINNLFPVTIGNIIGGVVFVAAIYWVVFLRIKKD; from the coding sequence GTGACTGAAGTAAGAATTGACTCATTGTTGCCCGCCGAAATGGCGACACGTGCCGAGTATCTTGGCGTTCGCAAGGCGGAAATGCCAGCCTTCACCATGTTGATGCTTTCCATTTTGGCGGGGGCATTTATTGCCCTTGGTGCGATATTTGCCACCACGGTTGCTGCAGGCGGAATGACCATCACTGGGGCAGATGGGACGGTGGCATTCTCCACCGGCCTGCCATACGGCATCACGCGTCTGCTGACCGGGCTGGTATTTTGTCTCGGTCTCATCCTGGTCGTCGTGGGTGGCGCGGAATTGTTCACAGGCAATAACCTGATTGTCATGGCCTGGGCGAGTGGCAAAGTGACCGGCCGCGCCCTCCTGCGGAATTGGGGTATTGTTTATGTTGGCAATTTCTTTGGCTCTGTTGCTACTGCGGCTGTAATGTTTTTTACCAGGCAGTACACATTTGGCGCGGATTCGGTTGGCATTGCGGCGTTGCGTACTGCCGCCGCAAAATGTGACCTTGGTTTTTTCCAAGCAATTGCCCTGGGAATCCTGTGCAATGCGCTGGTCTGCCTTGCCGTCTGGCTGACGTACAGTGCGCGCACCACGATAGACAAGATCGTCTCCATCGTTTTTCCCATTACCGCATTTGTGGCGGCCGGGTTCGAGCACAGCATCGCCAACATGTATTTCATCCCATATGCCCTGATTGTCAAAGGATTTGACCCGGACTATATGGCGAAGGTTGGAGACAAGATCCCAAACCTCGATGCGCTTACGTGGAATGCATTCTTTATCAACAACCTGTTTCCTGTTACCATTGGAAATATTATTGGCGGCGTGGTATTTGTGGCTGCCATCTACTGGGTTGTGTTCCTGCGCATAAAGAAAGATTAA
- a CDS encoding LysM peptidoglycan-binding domain-containing protein, translated as MNRLSIWILLSLLTLTVNLFPSEKAIAQPGHFSRSVSAQDLIVEVNVLRATNDLQPLQPNPKLMQIAQAHADYIAATGVLTQFSAEGRRPYQRALDAGYSVAGDLSLGGLFGELIHSGSTLVPANVVAFWRGNPDQLKAMLSSDFRDAGAGMSVADGITYYVLDVGAESSTPLATSTPDVPGQFIVSTAGARGTEAVIVIVNTPLPNGEVFHVIKKNEALWSIALAYGLSVEELKSLNGLVADQIFEGQTLLVQRAATETPIPTASPAGTATLGIPTSTNTVPAGPTITPTSTPVPAAPASLRSGGTTVGVIVLAALLAAGIGSLLGRKRADKAMD; from the coding sequence ATGAATAGATTATCCATTTGGATACTGCTCTCGCTTCTTACCCTGACCGTGAACCTGTTTCCGTCCGAAAAAGCGATTGCCCAGCCCGGGCATTTTTCGCGAAGCGTCTCCGCCCAGGATTTAATCGTTGAAGTCAACGTCCTGCGTGCTACGAATGATTTGCAGCCGCTTCAGCCCAATCCCAAATTGATGCAGATCGCCCAGGCCCATGCAGACTACATCGCCGCCACGGGTGTGCTGACGCAATTTAGTGCGGAGGGGAGGCGCCCGTATCAACGCGCATTGGATGCGGGCTATTCGGTTGCAGGGGATCTGTCACTTGGCGGACTTTTTGGCGAACTTATTCATTCCGGTTCAACCCTTGTGCCCGCCAATGTGGTTGCGTTCTGGCGGGGAAACCCGGACCAATTAAAGGCCATGCTCTCGTCAGACTTCAGGGATGCTGGCGCGGGGATGTCCGTTGCCGATGGAATAACATACTATGTTTTGGATGTAGGCGCGGAAAGCAGCACCCCGCTTGCCACTTCGACGCCCGACGTGCCCGGTCAATTTATTGTCTCCACGGCCGGCGCACGAGGTACGGAGGCGGTTATTGTCATAGTTAATACACCACTTCCGAATGGAGAGGTGTTCCACGTCATAAAAAAAAATGAAGCCTTGTGGAGCATCGCCCTTGCATACGGGCTTTCTGTTGAAGAGCTGAAAAGTCTGAATGGGCTTGTCGCCGACCAGATCTTTGAGGGCCAGACTCTTCTCGTCCAGCGCGCAGCGACGGAAACCCCAATACCAACAGCGTCTCCGGCGGGCACAGCCACGCTGGGCATCCCAACCTCAACCAACACAGTACCGGCCGGGCCAACCATCACGCCGACATCGACGCCGGTCCCCGCTGCCCCTGCGTCCCTGCGAAGTGGAGGAACGACAGTTGGTGTCATTGTCCTTGCAGCATTGCTGGCGGCGGGAATCGGCTCTTTGCTTGGCAGAAAAAGAGCCGATAAAGCTATGGATTAA
- a CDS encoding methylenetetrahydrofolate reductase C-terminal domain-containing protein — translation MPGFTPGRRYQPPFMPFKRQPFKKRALATLELAVKGPLFGCRMCGNCLLQETAFICPMECPKGLRNGPCGGSTPEKCYVDESRPCIWYKIYERSFKLGREALLLEVLPPMDWEKAGTDAWSDVFEQAGKIGLKTIASSLTSREAGSVTRTMDAIFKPVRQPDWWQGDAEYHAPQYDEPASELERRLRAGEFVVAAEVTPPISINTDKLKQSIELLKPYVAAINFTDSPSAIPRMSSWACSKVALELGVDPVMQITGRDHTRVSLQSSAIGASALGVRNILCLTGDSMVLGPGPQGRMDIVDLDGIQMLWILRRMRDEAKYLDGREIKTPPQYFIGAAASPFASNMKFQALREQKKVNAGAQFFQTNVVFDADALDEWLNEIAKRDILDKVHIMIGITPLKSYKTAVYMNKRIPGVFIPEKILKRMEAAREKGNEQEEGVQIALELIDKVKTKQGVSGIHLMAVGWEEIVPRIVMDALGKPAEHMLETDSNVPATA, via the coding sequence ATGCCCGGTTTTACCCCAGGTCGCCGCTATCAGCCCCCCTTCATGCCGTTCAAGCGCCAGCCGTTCAAAAAGCGCGCGCTTGCAACGCTCGAACTGGCCGTCAAAGGTCCACTTTTCGGATGCCGAATGTGCGGTAACTGCCTCCTGCAGGAAACCGCCTTCATCTGCCCGATGGAATGCCCAAAGGGGCTGCGCAACGGACCATGTGGCGGATCGACTCCTGAAAAATGCTATGTCGATGAATCGCGCCCTTGCATTTGGTATAAGATTTACGAACGATCATTTAAACTTGGACGGGAAGCCCTGCTGCTCGAAGTCCTTCCACCAATGGATTGGGAAAAAGCGGGGACGGATGCCTGGAGTGATGTATTTGAACAGGCGGGCAAAATTGGATTGAAAACCATCGCCTCGAGCCTGACTTCGCGTGAGGCTGGCTCTGTTACCCGAACAATGGATGCCATCTTCAAGCCAGTTCGCCAGCCGGACTGGTGGCAGGGGGACGCGGAATACCATGCACCGCAATATGATGAACCCGCCTCTGAACTGGAACGCAGACTGAGGGCCGGCGAGTTCGTGGTCGCTGCAGAAGTCACCCCGCCCATCTCGATCAACACCGATAAACTCAAACAAAGCATTGAACTGCTCAAGCCATATGTGGCAGCGATCAATTTTACAGACAGCCCCTCTGCCATTCCACGCATGTCTTCATGGGCATGCAGTAAAGTGGCGCTGGAACTGGGCGTCGACCCCGTCATGCAGATCACCGGGCGTGACCATACGCGCGTTAGCCTGCAATCCAGCGCGATTGGGGCGTCGGCGCTGGGAGTGCGCAATATTCTGTGCCTGACGGGCGACAGCATGGTGCTTGGACCCGGCCCGCAGGGGCGCATGGACATCGTTGATCTGGACGGGATCCAAATGTTGTGGATCCTGCGCCGGATGCGGGATGAAGCGAAGTATCTGGATGGCCGCGAGATCAAAACGCCTCCGCAGTATTTCATCGGTGCGGCGGCCTCGCCATTTGCGTCCAACATGAAATTCCAGGCACTGCGCGAACAGAAGAAGGTCAACGCCGGGGCGCAGTTCTTCCAGACCAATGTCGTCTTTGACGCGGATGCATTGGACGAATGGCTGAACGAAATTGCCAAACGGGATATTCTGGATAAAGTCCATATCATGATCGGAATCACACCACTGAAAAGTTACAAGACGGCTGTGTATATGAACAAAAGAATCCCCGGCGTGTTCATACCTGAAAAAATCCTAAAACGGATGGAAGCCGCCAGGGAAAAAGGCAACGAGCAGGAGGAGGGTGTACAGATTGCGCTGGAGTTGATCGATAAGGTCAAAACCAAGCAGGGCGTGAGCGGAATTCACCTGATGGCGGTCGGATGGGAGGAAATCGTGCCGCGCATTGTCATGGATGCGCTTGGCAAGCCGGCAGAACACATGCTGGAAACGGACTCGAACGTCCCTGCAACTGCGTAA
- a CDS encoding response regulator, with amino-acid sequence MNTKQGYLLVVEDIPDILHLLNTTLTFKGYRVETACDGQEALELIKREPADLIVTDILMPRMDGFILVHSLRTHPETRDIPVIFLSATYIDPEDKAFALTIGVTHFIEKPVNFDEFLPTIAELLKRGKTAPSGNINEIEFYQGYLKRLKIKLDHKTKQIARDQRLMETPTAGDKLHLEASLQTAIRERQEIQHLLEETREKLITFTISEE; translated from the coding sequence ATGAACACAAAACAAGGCTACCTGCTCGTTGTGGAGGATATTCCAGACATTCTCCACTTGTTGAATACAACCCTGACGTTCAAAGGATATCGCGTGGAAACGGCGTGCGACGGGCAGGAGGCACTGGAACTGATCAAAAGGGAACCTGCAGACCTCATCGTTACCGATATCCTGATGCCCAGGATGGATGGCTTTATACTTGTTCACAGCCTGCGGACACACCCAGAGACCCGTGACATTCCCGTGATCTTTCTTTCAGCCACCTATATTGACCCCGAAGATAAAGCCTTTGCGCTTACCATTGGCGTAACCCACTTTATCGAAAAGCCTGTTAATTTTGACGAATTCCTGCCAACCATTGCAGAACTCCTTAAGAGGGGCAAAACCGCCCCAAGCGGGAATATCAATGAAATAGAATTCTATCAAGGGTACTTAAAACGGTTAAAAATAAAGCTGGATCACAAAACCAAACAAATAGCGCGCGACCAAAGATTGATGGAGACTCCAACCGCGGGCGACAAATTGCATCTGGAAGCGTCCTTACAGACGGCAATCCGTGAGCGGCAGGAAATCCAGCATCTGCTTGAAGAGACCCGTGAAAAACTCATCACATTCACAATATCGGAAGAATGA
- a CDS encoding TrmH family RNA methyltransferase encodes MAAQPMHPESFEIRVCLSCGLRYPRTEGSTFGFRCPHCLGETRAVSRQVLGGERISQKKEIEAKETPILAVLADNLRSAWNVGSILRSADGFGFAHAYLCGITPTPEKEAVAKTSLGAEDFVSWSHHKDALMLVNGLKKAGWKVLALEEDKRAVKAGDIKKPDRNTVLIVGNEVTGIDPGLLDLADEIIHIPMRGGKRSLNVAIAFSVTAFTLTDH; translated from the coding sequence TTGGCTGCACAACCAATGCATCCCGAATCATTTGAGATCCGTGTCTGTTTATCCTGCGGCTTGCGTTACCCACGCACCGAGGGCAGCACGTTCGGCTTTCGCTGTCCGCACTGCCTGGGAGAGACACGAGCGGTCTCAAGGCAGGTTCTGGGCGGCGAAAGAATCTCACAAAAAAAAGAAATCGAAGCGAAAGAGACGCCCATCCTTGCGGTGCTGGCGGACAACCTCCGTTCGGCATGGAACGTCGGCTCAATCTTGCGAAGCGCAGATGGATTTGGGTTCGCCCATGCCTATTTATGCGGGATCACACCAACCCCGGAGAAGGAGGCGGTGGCAAAAACATCACTCGGCGCGGAGGATTTTGTCAGCTGGTCACATCACAAAGACGCGCTTATGTTGGTTAATGGATTAAAGAAGGCGGGGTGGAAAGTTCTGGCGCTGGAGGAAGACAAGCGTGCGGTAAAAGCAGGTGATATTAAAAAGCCCGACCGGAATACGGTTTTGATCGTTGGCAATGAAGTAACCGGTATAGACCCCGGGCTGCTTGATCTCGCGGATGAGATCATTCATATTCCCATGCGCGGGGGGAAGCGCTCCTTAAACGTTGCAATTGCCTTCAGTGTCACTGCATTCACGTTGACGGATCATTAA
- a CDS encoding histidine phosphatase family protein has protein sequence MTEFWLIRHGQTDWNLHGRWQGQASFAPGLNETGFAQARALATELSHIHFAAVYSSDLLRARQTAETVAKQHGLPVLLDARLREVNLGEWEGLLSEDVISGYSNELKQREENPLHARPPQGESLAEVAERARAALMDISRHQPHGPVVIVSHGLTLASVICLANQIPLEDAYQHVPENAAPYLIKWQAGL, from the coding sequence ATGACGGAATTTTGGCTCATCCGCCACGGACAGACGGATTGGAATTTACATGGCAGGTGGCAGGGACAGGCCTCCTTTGCACCGGGCTTGAATGAAACGGGGTTTGCCCAGGCGCGTGCGCTTGCAACCGAACTTTCCCATATTCATTTTGCCGCGGTTTATTCAAGCGACCTGTTGCGTGCTCGGCAGACTGCGGAGACGGTGGCGAAACAACATGGTCTGCCGGTTCTTCTGGATGCGCGTTTGCGTGAAGTGAATCTTGGCGAGTGGGAGGGGCTGCTCTCGGAGGATGTCATTTCCGGCTATTCAAATGAGCTTAAACAGAGGGAGGAGAATCCGCTTCATGCGCGCCCTCCGCAGGGGGAGTCCCTCGCAGAGGTGGCGGAACGTGCCCGGGCGGCGTTAATGGATATTTCACGGCATCAACCGCACGGTCCGGTGGTGATCGTCTCGCATGGACTAACCCTGGCTTCTGTTATTTGCCTGGCAAATCAAATCCCGCTGGAGGATGCCTATCAACATGTCCCTGAGAATGCGGCACCATATTTAATAAAATGGCAGGCTGGTCTGTAG
- a CDS encoding glycosyltransferase family 4 protein has product MNELKEYLKGELYKFAHRFNLELLIIENALTIPLNLPLGLALTEFVAETGFPTIAHHHDFHWERQRFQVNCVGDYLAAAFPPNLPSIRHVVINSIQAQQIALRCGVTARVIPNVMDFDSPPSPPDDYTQSVRVDLGIEEGEYFFLQPTRVIQRKGIEHAVELVRRLGLPAKLVISHAAGDEGTDYEQRVHEYADLLNVTVRFEDEQVNEQRGVTRDGRKVYTLGDVYPYADLVTYPSAIEGFGNAFLEAVYFHRPILVNNYSIYEVDIKPKGFRVVWFDGYISSATIKETCHILQFPDEAREWADMNYELARQHFSFSVLERRLQSILADCFGQQV; this is encoded by the coding sequence GTGAACGAATTGAAGGAATATCTCAAGGGGGAGTTATATAAATTTGCACATCGCTTCAATTTGGAGTTGCTCATCATCGAAAATGCTCTCACAATTCCACTCAACCTTCCGCTGGGGCTTGCGCTCACAGAATTTGTTGCGGAGACAGGCTTTCCCACCATCGCGCATCATCACGACTTTCACTGGGAGCGCCAGCGCTTCCAGGTCAATTGCGTGGGGGATTATCTTGCCGCCGCATTTCCTCCCAATTTGCCTTCCATCCGCCATGTGGTCATTAACTCGATACAGGCACAGCAGATCGCATTGCGCTGCGGTGTGACTGCGCGCGTGATCCCCAATGTGATGGACTTCGACTCCCCGCCGTCTCCTCCCGATGACTACACTCAATCGGTCCGCGTCGATCTTGGCATCGAAGAAGGCGAGTACTTTTTTCTGCAGCCAACGCGCGTGATTCAGCGCAAGGGTATCGAACACGCAGTGGAACTTGTCCGCAGGTTGGGATTACCCGCCAAACTGGTCATTTCCCATGCGGCTGGTGATGAAGGCACGGACTATGAGCAGCGCGTGCATGAATATGCTGATTTGCTGAATGTGACCGTTCGTTTTGAAGACGAACAGGTCAATGAGCAGCGCGGCGTCACAAGGGACGGCCGAAAGGTGTACACATTGGGTGACGTGTATCCATACGCAGATCTGGTGACTTATCCCTCTGCAATTGAAGGGTTTGGCAATGCGTTCCTGGAGGCGGTTTATTTCCACCGCCCGATCCTGGTTAATAACTACTCCATTTACGAAGTGGATATCAAGCCCAAAGGTTTCCGTGTGGTCTGGTTCGATGGGTATATCAGCTCGGCTACGATTAAAGAGACCTGTCATATTTTACAATTCCCCGACGAAGCCCGTGAGTGGGCGGATATGAATTACGAGCTTGCCAGACAGCATTTCTCCTTTTCTGTATTAGAAAGGCGTTTGCAATCCATCCTCGCGGATTGTTTTGGCCAGCAGGTATGA